The nucleotide sequence GCAAATGTTTTCacgtttactcattttatctcttatgaagttccagatctaaactaaattcaaagtttaatttaccgatatatttattcataaggTTAAAAATCAGGACACACGTCAAAATAAGGATGTTTTTTAGAAAAAGGACAAAAATAATTCCTAAGAcaaagaccttcaaaataaggacaaattctaaaaataaggacgttatggcagccctgattataggtcAAGTAGAGAAAAAACTTCTGTAAAAGCTACAATACTTGAGATGGAGTGAGACCAACAGGCTGTGCTACTAAgcgtttttttatatatataaagtgcaaagtattcatttttgTCACCGctttacctacatctgactgacattttttgcaatgcatcgcatttttgatgaCTTGCTTTCCTTCCACAAGGAAGTTGCACATCATCTTGATCATTTGCAGGACAGACTGTGTCTTCatgttcaaaattatttgttcatttttatcaaattctccacgtccttcagcaaatatttcgatcagtcattAATGAACAGGGCGACTTTGCGAGCTGTgatgcaggagcgtcgtcgtcgttaagCAAATTGTCAGAATCTAACCgaccgtgacgcccgccacttAGAGCTGCAAAAAAAacgcctttgtttgtttattatacggcgagcggagttggacatctagtagtagtATGTATTTACGGTTGTACACATTGACTTTTGGATTGACAGATATTTGTAAGACATTGTTTATGCCTTTGTGTTTGTATAAATTTAAGCTTGAATCAAATAATGTAGACGCCATTTTTTCTTTATGTCAGCTTTAGTTCCATGAAATATCGGTTCTGGATAAGCTACGATGGACTAGAATAAAATCGGCTGCTTGTTTTTTGCACTGTCAACggatttaatattttgaatgtaACCATTCACAAGATGAAGTATGTTCTTAAAAGTATCACTTGGCCCACACTCGCATGACTCGTTCTATTTGTCTCACTTGTGTGTGGTATATATGGTACGAATAGCTGCAATGCTGTTAAGATATTCTTAATATGATACTGAGAAGGTGGGAATATATTTGAGAGTGCATTCGATCTAATTATGACAACACATCCCTATCCGCATCTAGCTTACAGTGTAGGTATATTAACCTGCAAAGTATGAAGTAAGAGCGCCGCAGAAAgttgttttttcaaatgacGTATGGAATATACCAAAGTACTATATAAAAGATAATGTGAATTCCGCAAATTTTTTCCCGTCATTTTTTTGACCAGATTTAGTCTATTCGTTCGCAGCAATTTTCAATAATCTCTGGAATCTTTCGCGAAATTCACAAAGTATCCACATGCCCGCATGTTGAAGTTGGAAACGTTCATTATAAATTGCTCACAGTACACTCATATGTTTATCAAAGTGACACTTTACAAGTACGTCTAACCCAAATTACTCCTCAACAAGATTAAATTCCTACAACGATTAACGAGAAGCAACAGTTTTCAATCATTTAGTTGTTtgttatttgatatattttcaaacctaTGAAGTAGTCTTTTCTACGCAATATATAAGTATAGAGTACTTCTTTATTGATCTACATTTAAATATATCATAAGAACATTATCTAATGTTTAAATTTCTTCCTGATTTCTCATTATAAAACGtctaactgctagaacagcattgcATCAAAATATTAGAGGGGAAAttcctaatttaaaaaaataacatggcAACTTATTATATTGTATCGCAACTTATTGACCTGTTTCCCTTCACTACACTAGACGCTTGTAATCTAACCGAAACTCATCAACCTCAAATATACCAGATAAAGCATGACACATAATATAAAATGATATAAGGATATTTAACTTTTAATTGCGTTAGATATATAATCATAAATTATATAATCGGTTATGCATAGAAGAGAATTCAGAGAAAGTTATgtttcaaacaattattttcaactgTCATCTCTGTACaaatggttttcaaccagtgTTCCGCCAGTATAATCCGGTGTCCGcaagtttattttcaaattcaggagtttatattatgatatttatatatatacctatattCAAATACTTATTAGATTTGTTGTTGAACTCGCTACACTTCACATATCATTTTTTGCTAGTATTTggttcattttatatatatatttatattttatacaattcagacaattaaattattatacagGGGTTCCTCGGGCGCATGTAATGTTTCATTGAAGTTTCTGCTCCACCAAAcagattgaaaaccactgtacATCATTGCATTAATCAACGGGCGTTTATAAGCCGCAAAGTAGTTATTGATTTTTCGTGTTTGGTCGTcgaattctttttttaattaatgaaTTGAGTTCAGGGTGAGTTCCGcaaattttttgacatttttatcCACGTAGAGATTTTGTTTCAGTTCCAGAAGATAGTCGATACCTTGCTCTTTGATCAGCATTTCTTGGTATGTTTCAGCTGAAATAATATTATGttataaataaacaagagagctatgctcaaatatatgaacacgtagcgccacctaatggcaataattttgatgacgtcatagcaacaaaaaaaagtaatagcattctggaatttttttctatcttaaatcactaaaaatttcaaagcaattggtccagtaatcaaagagaaaagcgatttcttcaaaacgtgtcaaagaacaagaacaacaaaacgatcgttatgtccactacgtgtccaataaaatacTCGTTGACGAAACGCACACATTGTGACAAATATGGATAATGTAAATACTGTACACTGTGTACATGGTACAATAAAGCAACGACGCACATTTAAAACTTCACGAACAGATGAAAAAAGCCTTCACTTACATGAATACGTACAACACTTCCATATGGTCCAAACAGCAAATAATTGAAGTGGTGGCGCGTCGTATCTTTGAAGAAGTAGATAGAAAGGCTTGAATGTTTTAAAACGGATATGAAAACATATATTTGATTCCATTTGACCCCATTTCGCCAAGCAGTCATACTACAGAAAAATAACACAACTTAATCGGGGCATTTTATCTTTTTGTAATCTTTTCATTTTAAGACAATGAGCATGGCATCTTATGTCGAATACagacaaaaaattaataaatcaggcaaatcttgttttttgtttgctAAATATTTACTAAAATAATTTACCACATTTGTCAGTGCCGTATTCCTTAGGTTAAGCGACTTTGTGAGTTTTTCCCATTCCTTGAAGTCGATTGTTAGCAAACGCGATATGACTGCAGCGGAAAGATAGCTGATCTGCcgataaaaaatttacattgcTGGGGTGAAGTTTTTAGTCAGGAACATGAACaggaacaaaatatttattaatatgtggAGCAAGCTGTATTTCAGCTTTAAATGTGACGtgataatataatttgaatgcTAATATAAGCAATGATTTACTCACATGCATTTCACTTGAATTCATCAATTTTAGTACACACTCGACTGCCCCGCAGTTGTCGTCCAAAAAGTGGTAGCATATTTCTGGTACATCCGTCAAATTGCTCTAAATCAATTACGCTGAATAGCTTTTATCATGTCAATCAACTTATTTCAGATattggaaataaataatttaaacaacttagaaatatatattttttaatatcacaATGATTACGCCATCAgataaattagaaaaaacaaCGCGAGGATTCGTGAGGCAAGACCAGATACccataataaatatatgttgTTAGGATCCAGATCGTTAGAGAGTAGATTAAAATTTAATGCATTACCAAAATTATTAGCACTGGTTTAATTGATCTGAAATCGCTATCCTGTAAAAACAAGACGAGAAGTAAATAAAGTACAGCACTCGgatttaacaaataaaaatctAGGATCGAATGACGCGGTGAAATTTCAAATTCGATCGAATTCTCATCGGCAAAACCAACATACCGTATATTTTAAAGGGCCAAGATGTCAAATTTATCTGCAAAAGCTCTGTTGTATCGGTTTTGTTGCTTAAATTCAAAGAATTCTGGCAATATTTCACAAATGAATATATGTTGTATAATTGTCGGTGATTTATTAAAATGTAACATCCTGAAAATGTGTTGCAATTCAAATCTACACATTTTTATAACTTGACTCAGATTTTCAAAAAACGGAATTTAGTTGACTCGACATGACCAATTTGGTTTTTAATTCGATACTCTTACTCTTACTTACTTTTTTCAGTAATTGTAGTTATTATACCTCGTATCATTTTACATTGGTTGAGAGTTGAGACATACCTCAAGCAATTCAACAAAAATTGTTAGCCCTCCTGCATTAACAATATTTGTACATGTTGAGGGTATTCCAGCTGTTAGGTTCTCCAAAAATGACAGCAAATTATAAAAAGTAGCATCTCGGAGCCTGGCGTTCACTTTCCCCCTCAGCATCGATAAGAGATTCTAGATAAAAAGAATTATTCATTCCAACAAAATTCTGTGTTGCTGTAATTATTATATTCTAAtaaaacacataaaaacaatCAGAGTATACATTTATCATTAATATATTTCAGTCAGTTTTAtgttcaacaatatatttttatggaaAAAAGTCATATTTGATTATCGAAATAGTAGACGAATTGTATATTAAttgttatattaaaaaaaaatcaataaaacttTGTTATCTGGCAAGTCGCACTGTGACTAAGACAAAGGATTAAGTATATACTTAATTGAATGATAACCTAAATAAACAACATTTCTCATTTTATTGCTGACATAGAAAAAagggcgctccaaaagtgtgtgtaccgatatggaggtaccggtaactaattttgttcgcctactttacatcaagttgtgtaaagggaggaagcctatgggcaggggtgtATTTACTTGTCTACCACaatctccgaactcgtaatagaactaaaatagggaaatctggataaaattatggcctaaccctaacatggtacatacactacgggagtaccgaaacaAGTTTAtaattgaaacaaatattataaTTGAAAAGATTAACATTTTATCTATTATTCAGATAAGTTTTCTAAATAACAATATACCTCCACATATTTTCTGTTTCCGATAGTGGCGTTATCTGATAGTGACAGATTTATTGCTATATTAGTTAGAAACTCCACAAACTTCGATTCTATTTCCAAATTTTCATTTGTAGTTAGAATTGTCATCAGCAGGTGTGCTAAGTTCAAGTAATTGGAGCACTAGAAAAGAAAATAGCTACAGGGCTCGGTAATCGCCGAATCGGattaaaataaacattattaATTTACGGATATCACAGATATCATggcattaaaatatattttggcaGACCCGCAATTATTGATTCAAAGATTAACCAATATACCTAACAAAAAATGGATATACACTTCAGCTATCACAATTTCTACGTTTCGTATGTTTGAGACGCTTTGAAATTTATGTTGCaacaaaagttttaaatattcCAGTGATCAACACACAAAACTATAAAACAgactaaaaaaaattctctgTGACACGATACAATGAAAAAGCCTGTGGGTATAAAAAGATATTTTCTCAAAGGCAAGCCATGGGGCCGATGTAGATATAT is from Styela clava chromosome 9, kaStyClav1.hap1.2, whole genome shotgun sequence and encodes:
- the LOC144427288 gene encoding protein zyg-11 homolog B-like isoform X2; the encoded protein is MASNSGDGVVENLLQCSVCMESYQESGPQTPKMLPCQHSFCVECLEKISRDGRIHCPSCRKQFSIRVDELSRSFVLIQLLDTRGLSPKKDKDNVTDGNLSDLFKEKFRDSDKAKDYLSKLTEKVLRVKKFNLEEIEVATELIKTIEAFKDDKLSSEVLLTCLAVLTLPALRNKSCSNYLNLAHLLMTILTTNENLEIESKFVEFLTNIAINLSLSDNATIGNRKYVENLLSMLRGKVNARLRDATFYNLLSFLENLTAGIPSTCTNIVNAGGLTIFVELLEDSDFRSIKPVLIILSNLTDVPEICYHFLDDNCGAVECVLKLMNSSEMHISYLSAAVISRLLTIDFKEWEKLTKSLNLRNTALTNVYDCLAKWGQMESNICFHIRFKTFKPFYLLLQRYDAPPLQLFAVWTIWKCCTYSSETYQEMLIKEQGIDYLLELKQNLYVDKNVKKFAELTLNSIH
- the LOC144427288 gene encoding protein zyg-11 homolog B-like isoform X1, with protein sequence MASNSGDGVVENLLQCSVCMESYQESGPQTPKMLPCQHSFCVECLEKISRDGRIHCPSCRKQFSIRVDELSRSFVLIQLLDTRGLSPKKDKDNVTDGNLSDLFKEKFRDSDKAKDYLSKLTEKVLRVKKFNLEEIEAALNCIQYYRIPSDTSRSIQITATKFVMQLISAGGERVTVHLLSEVATELIKTIEAFKDDKLSSEVLLTCLAVLTLPALRNKSCSNYLNLAHLLMTILTTNENLEIESKFVEFLTNIAINLSLSDNATIGNRKYVENLLSMLRGKVNARLRDATFYNLLSFLENLTAGIPSTCTNIVNAGGLTIFVELLEDSDFRSIKPVLIILSNLTDVPEICYHFLDDNCGAVECVLKLMNSSEMHISYLSAAVISRLLTIDFKEWEKLTKSLNLRNTALTNVYDCLAKWGQMESNICFHIRFKTFKPFYLLLQRYDAPPLQLFAVWTIWKCCTYSSETYQEMLIKEQGIDYLLELKQNLYVDKNVKKFAELTLNSIH